The following coding sequences lie in one Pungitius pungitius chromosome 18, fPunPun2.1, whole genome shotgun sequence genomic window:
- the opn4xa gene encoding opsin 4xa isoform X2: MDVDHGFYRQVDVQAHAHYIVAFFVLVIGTVGVTGNALVMYAFFCNKKLRTPPNLFIMNLAVSDFLMAITQSPIFFVNSLYKGWIFGETGCKIYAFCGALFGITSMINLLAISLDRYIVITKPLQAIQWTSRRRTCLSIALVWLYSLAWSLAPLLGWSSYIPEGLMTSCTWDYVTSTPANKSYTLMLCCFVFFIPLGIISYCYLCMFLAIRQASRDVEKLGYQVRKSTLIQQQSIKTEWKLAKIAFVVIIVFVLSWSPYACVTLIAWAGYASILSPYSKAVPAVIAKASAIYNPFIYAIIHSKYRDTMAEHVPCLHFLAQPPRRKCISMSHSESSLRDLMLSRQSSVSKTKFHRVSSMSTTDTVWSDVELDPMDQSHRVRSSHSLGALRDRESLATQTEGSKGSQSQEQIHVPERGPSDRGDRARSAAAVWRGTPGSPDSRNKEEKQEAGGGDDEPRETRRSQQERGEERVVQLECAEDGAVGVHRAAIVTTPDSKEEPPERICNPNPSLTSPNPNPTSPNPNPTSPSPTLTSPNPTLTSPNLTLTSPNPTLTSPNLTLTSPHPNLTPAQSRRIELLLNLQTLEGSAQGLEPRSKRS, from the exons ATGGATGTGGACCACGGATTCTATCGGCAGGTGGACGTCCAGGCCCACGCTCACTACATCGTCGCCTTCTTTGTCTTGGTGATTGGAACGGTGGGCGTTACTGGAAACGCTTTGGTCATGTACGCCTTCTTCTG CAACAAGAAGCTACGCACTCCCCCCAACCTTTTCATCATGAACCTGGCCGTCAGTGACTTCCTCATGGCAATTACCCAGTCACCCATCTTCTTTGTTAACTCTCTTTACAAAGGGTGGATTTTTGGTGAAAcag GCTGTAAAATATATGCCTTCTGTGGAGCTTTATTTGGAATCACCTCCATGATAAACCTTCTGGCCATCTCTCTAGACCGCTACATCGTCATCACCAAGCCTCTGCAAGCCATCCAGTGGACCTCCAGGAGACGCACATGCCTCAGTATTGCCTTGGTCTGGCTCTACTCTCTAGCCTGGAGCCTCGCCCCCCTTTTGGGGTGGA GTTCGTACATACCAGAGGGCCTGATGACGTCGTGCACATGGGACTATGTGACATCTACTCCAGCCAATAAAAGTTATACTTTGATGCTATGCTGCTTTGTATTCTTCATCCCTCTGGGCATTATATCCTATTGTTATCTGTGCATGTTCCTGGCAATCCGCCAGGCAAGCAG AGATGTGGAGAAGTTGGGGTATCAGGTGAGGAAGTCAACCCTGATCCAGCAGCAGTCCATCAAGACTGAATGGAAGCTGGCCAAGATTGCCTTTGTGGTCATCATAGTGTTTGTGCTTTCTTGGTCGCCCTATGCATGTGTCACCCTCATCGCCTGGGCAGG ATATGCAAGCATCCTCAGTCCCTATTCCAAAGCTGTCCCTGCTGTTATAGCCAAGGCATCGGCCATCTATAATCCTTTTATCTACGCCATCATTCACTCAAAGtacag AGACACCATGGCGGAGCACGTTCCCTGTCTACACTTCCTAGCCCAGCCCCCGAGGAGGAAGTGCATATCTATGTCACACAGCGAGTCTTCCCTCAGGGACTTGATGCTGAGCAGACAGTCGTCGGTTTCCAAAACCAAGTTTCACAGAGTTTCCTCCATGTCCACGACAGACACA GTTTGGAGTGACGTGGAGCTGGACCCTATGGATCAGAGCCATCGTGTGAGGTCCAGCCATTCCCTCGGTGCTCTGCGGGATAGAGAGTCCTTGGCTACGCAGACCGAGGGATCAAAGGGAAGCCAAAGCCAAGAACAG ATCCACGTTCCAGAGCGAGGCCCATCGGACAGGGGCGATCGCGCCCGATCGGCCGCGGCCGTCTGGAGGGGAACGCCGGGGAGCCCCGACAGTCGGAAcaaagaggagaagcaggaagCGGGTGGGGGTGACGACGAGCCGAGGGAGACGCGGCGGTCTCAACAGGAGAGAGGCGAGGAGAGGGTCGTCCAGCTGGAGTGCGCGGAGGACGGAGCTGTGGGCGTGCACCGGGCGGCCATCGTCACGACTCCAGACTCAAAGGAAGAGCCGCCGGAACGCATctgtaaccctaaccctagccTTAcctcacctaaccctaaccctacctcacctaaccctaaccctacctcACCCAGCCCTACCCTTACCTCACCTAACCCTACCCTTACCTCACCTAACCTTACCCTTACCTCACCTAACCCTACCCTTACCTCACCTAACCTTACCCTTACCTCACCTCACCCTAACCTTACCCCCGCACAGAGCAGACGGATAGAACTGCTGCTGAATCTACAGACTCTGGAGGGTTCTGCTCAAGGGCTCGAGCCGCGTTCGAAGAGGTCTTAG
- the opn4xa gene encoding opsin 4xa isoform X1, whose protein sequence is MDVDHGFYRQVDVQAHAHYIVAFFVLVIGTVGVTGNALVMYAFFCNKKLRTPPNLFIMNLAVSDFLMAITQSPIFFVNSLYKGWIFGETGCKIYAFCGALFGITSMINLLAISLDRYIVITKPLQAIQWTSRRRTCLSIALVWLYSLAWSLAPLLGWSSYIPEGLMTSCTWDYVTSTPANKSYTLMLCCFVFFIPLGIISYCYLCMFLAIRQASRDVEKLGYQVRKSTLIQQQSIKTEWKLAKIAFVVIIVFVLSWSPYACVTLIAWAGYASILSPYSKAVPAVIAKASAIYNPFIYAIIHSKYRDTMAEHVPCLHFLAQPPRRKCISMSHSESSLRDLMLSRQSSVSKTKFHRVSSMSTTDTQVWSDVELDPMDQSHRVRSSHSLGALRDRESLATQTEGSKGSQSQEQIHVPERGPSDRGDRARSAAAVWRGTPGSPDSRNKEEKQEAGGGDDEPRETRRSQQERGEERVVQLECAEDGAVGVHRAAIVTTPDSKEEPPERICNPNPSLTSPNPNPTSPNPNPTSPSPTLTSPNPTLTSPNLTLTSPNPTLTSPNLTLTSPHPNLTPAQSRRIELLLNLQTLEGSAQGLEPRSKRS, encoded by the exons ATGGATGTGGACCACGGATTCTATCGGCAGGTGGACGTCCAGGCCCACGCTCACTACATCGTCGCCTTCTTTGTCTTGGTGATTGGAACGGTGGGCGTTACTGGAAACGCTTTGGTCATGTACGCCTTCTTCTG CAACAAGAAGCTACGCACTCCCCCCAACCTTTTCATCATGAACCTGGCCGTCAGTGACTTCCTCATGGCAATTACCCAGTCACCCATCTTCTTTGTTAACTCTCTTTACAAAGGGTGGATTTTTGGTGAAAcag GCTGTAAAATATATGCCTTCTGTGGAGCTTTATTTGGAATCACCTCCATGATAAACCTTCTGGCCATCTCTCTAGACCGCTACATCGTCATCACCAAGCCTCTGCAAGCCATCCAGTGGACCTCCAGGAGACGCACATGCCTCAGTATTGCCTTGGTCTGGCTCTACTCTCTAGCCTGGAGCCTCGCCCCCCTTTTGGGGTGGA GTTCGTACATACCAGAGGGCCTGATGACGTCGTGCACATGGGACTATGTGACATCTACTCCAGCCAATAAAAGTTATACTTTGATGCTATGCTGCTTTGTATTCTTCATCCCTCTGGGCATTATATCCTATTGTTATCTGTGCATGTTCCTGGCAATCCGCCAGGCAAGCAG AGATGTGGAGAAGTTGGGGTATCAGGTGAGGAAGTCAACCCTGATCCAGCAGCAGTCCATCAAGACTGAATGGAAGCTGGCCAAGATTGCCTTTGTGGTCATCATAGTGTTTGTGCTTTCTTGGTCGCCCTATGCATGTGTCACCCTCATCGCCTGGGCAGG ATATGCAAGCATCCTCAGTCCCTATTCCAAAGCTGTCCCTGCTGTTATAGCCAAGGCATCGGCCATCTATAATCCTTTTATCTACGCCATCATTCACTCAAAGtacag AGACACCATGGCGGAGCACGTTCCCTGTCTACACTTCCTAGCCCAGCCCCCGAGGAGGAAGTGCATATCTATGTCACACAGCGAGTCTTCCCTCAGGGACTTGATGCTGAGCAGACAGTCGTCGGTTTCCAAAACCAAGTTTCACAGAGTTTCCTCCATGTCCACGACAGACACA CAGGTTTGGAGTGACGTGGAGCTGGACCCTATGGATCAGAGCCATCGTGTGAGGTCCAGCCATTCCCTCGGTGCTCTGCGGGATAGAGAGTCCTTGGCTACGCAGACCGAGGGATCAAAGGGAAGCCAAAGCCAAGAACAG ATCCACGTTCCAGAGCGAGGCCCATCGGACAGGGGCGATCGCGCCCGATCGGCCGCGGCCGTCTGGAGGGGAACGCCGGGGAGCCCCGACAGTCGGAAcaaagaggagaagcaggaagCGGGTGGGGGTGACGACGAGCCGAGGGAGACGCGGCGGTCTCAACAGGAGAGAGGCGAGGAGAGGGTCGTCCAGCTGGAGTGCGCGGAGGACGGAGCTGTGGGCGTGCACCGGGCGGCCATCGTCACGACTCCAGACTCAAAGGAAGAGCCGCCGGAACGCATctgtaaccctaaccctagccTTAcctcacctaaccctaaccctacctcacctaaccctaaccctacctcACCCAGCCCTACCCTTACCTCACCTAACCCTACCCTTACCTCACCTAACCTTACCCTTACCTCACCTAACCCTACCCTTACCTCACCTAACCTTACCCTTACCTCACCTCACCCTAACCTTACCCCCGCACAGAGCAGACGGATAGAACTGCTGCTGAATCTACAGACTCTGGAGGGTTCTGCTCAAGGGCTCGAGCCGCGTTCGAAGAGGTCTTAG